GCTAAGGACTCGGTCGAGCGTGGCGCGGAGCGCACCCGCCGCGAGGCTCGTTACGCCGCTCGCGCGGCCCGCCGCGAAGCCAAGCTCGCCGTCGCCCAGGCCCAGAACGCAGTCAGCTAGGCCCAGCTAGCGCCTAGGCTCCGCCGCCTCCCGCGAACCAGTCGCGCGCGCGGTCAGTCACCGCCGTTGCGAGCGGGTTGGCGGCGGAGGTGGCGTCAACCTCGACGTAACCGAAGCCGGCAAGTGCATCGAGTGCTCGCCGGATATCTGCCTGCTCCAGGTCGAGTACGCCGGTCAGGTCGTCGAGAGACACTCCGCGGTCGCGCGTCGGGCTGTTTGGCGCGAGGCCGCGGTCTACGGCGCGCAGCACCTCGCCCTGCTCGGCGGTGAGGGTCACGTCGGCATCGGTCATCACACGCTCCTTGTCGTGAGGGGTCTAGTGCCGCCGTACCCATCTCGGCCTGGTGCAACACACCGGTCAGCGCGTCAGATCCAGCCGCGCTCGCGCGCGACGCGCGCCGCCTCCGCGCGGGTAGTCGTGCCGGTCTTGCCGATCGCCGCGGAGAGATGGTTGCGCACCGTCCCTTGCGACAGATGGACGTTGCTCGCGATCGTCGCGACCGGAGCTCCGGTGAGGGCTTCGCGCAGGACCTCGCTCTCGCGAGTCGTCAGCGGGTTGGGCCCATCGAGCAACGTGGTCGCGGCGAGCGTGGGATCCACGACCCGCAGGCCCTCATGGACCCGGCGTACGGCGTCTGCGAGCTCATCGGCCGGCGTGTCCTTGACGACGAAGCCGCTCGCCCCCGCCTCCAGCGCACGCGTCAGATAACCCGGACGCCCAAACGTCGTCACCACCAGCGATCGGCACTGCGGAAGCTCACGCGACAACCGTGATGCCGCCTCGATCCCATCTATGCCTGGCATCTCGATGTCCAACAGGCAGACGTCGACGGCGTGCTCGCGCGCAGCGCCTACGACCTCGGTGCCGCTGCCGACCTGCGCGACGACCTGCAGGTCCGGTTCGAGATCGAGCAAAGCGGCGAGCGCGCCGCGCACCAGAGCCTGATCGTCAGCCAGCAGGACGCGGATCGTCACAGCCGCACCTCCACGACCGTGCCGGTCGGAATACCCGGGGTGAGGGTGGCACGCCCGCCCACCTGCTCGACGCGCTCGCGTAGGCCGCGCAGTCCGTTGCCTTCCGGCGCGCCGTCGATTCCACGTCCGTCGTCGATCACCCGCATGCCTCGGGTGTCGAGCTCGACGCGGCAGTGGCGAGCGCCGGAGTGCCGCACCACGTTGGTGGTCGCCTCGCGAAGCGACCACGCGAGCAGGATGCGATGGCGCGGGTCGACGACCTCGGCGTCCTCGGGAACCTCGGCCGCGATGCCTGCAGAGCGCAGCGCCTCCCGCGACGCGGCGAGCTCGTCGCCTAACCGCGCGACCCGAAGACCGGCCACCGTCGCGCGGATCTCGGCCAGTGCCTCCCGCGTCAGCGACTGGATCTGGGCCAGCTCGGCCTTGGCCTGCTCCGCATCGACATCAATGAGCCGCTGCGCCAGCTCGGCCTTGACGGTCAGCACGGTGAGCGAATGCCCGAGTACGTCGTGCACATCGCGTGCCACCCGCTCGCGCTCGGCCAGCACCCGCAGGTCGTCCTTGACCTGCTCGTACTCCTCCGACTTCGAGTTCACTACCCGGACGATGAGGGTGGTCAGCCCCACGAGCCCGACGATCAGCGTGAAGAACCACATCTCGTCGTACACGCCGAGGACCAGCGGGACGATTACGGTGATCGCGGTAGCCGCGAGCAGGCTTGCCGTCGCCAACCACAGAGGCAGCGCGAAGGCTCCGAAGGCGACCACGAACGGCAGGAAGCTCATCGCGGCCGGGCCAACAACCGGGACCGCACCGGCACCGATCAGTACCAGGACCAACCAGCTGACCAGCAGGCGTGGCCCATCGACTCGATAGCACTCGTTGCGAAAGTAGTGGACGTACGCCGCGATGTAGCAGCCGGCGAAGGCCACCACGAGCAGGACGCCGATAACCCGCCATAGAAGTGAAGCGTCAGCGTTCCAGGCCGCCAGCAGCGGGGAGATCAGAAAGAAGATCCAGACCACGCCCATGAGCCAGCCCCAGCGCTCCCACGGGTCCCGTCGGGGAGTCGCTGGGGCTGGCCGCGCCCCCACGTCGGTCACTGACGTGACCGACCCCTCCGCACCAGGTAGATCGCGAGTACCGCGAAGATCGCTGTCCACACCGCAACATTAAGCACCGGCACCCAGAGCGGCTCGCTCGACCCGTCGGCGAGCTGGCCCTCGGTCACCGGGTAGCGCGCGAGCGAGACAACGCCGTAGAGCGGGGTGAACTTGGCGATCGCCAGCATCGTGCCCGACAGCGGGATGAAGACGTTGCCCAGGAAGGCCAGGATCACCAGCGAGCCGGACGCCGCGCTCACTGCAGTGTCGGAGCGGAACGCGGTGCCCACGCACAGCCCGAACAGCGAGAACACCGCGGCTCCGAGCAGGACCAGCGCGGCACTGAGCAGCCACGCACCGGTATCGCCTTTCGCTCCGGTGATCACCCCGAGCACATAGATCAAGGCGACGGGTACGGCGGCAATCGAGACGGCCACGAGGGCCTTCATTGCGACGTAGCTGCCATCACGCAGCGGGGTGAGCCCGAGCTGACGACCCCACCCTTGCATTCGCTCGACGGCGGCCATGCCGCCGATCGAGGTCGTCGCGGTGACGGCGCCGTACACCGCCATCGAGATCATCACCATCATCGCGACGTTGCCGTTGCCGACGCGCTCAGAGCTGTAGTCCTGGGTCGCACCGAAGATGATGTAGAAGAACGCTGGCAGTACGGCGGTAAAGAACATCTGGGGCACGTTGCGCACGATCCGGCGCAGCTCGATGCCGACGAAGGTGGCGTTCACTTGGCGGCTCCCATCGCCGAAGGACCGGTCAGGTCGATGAAGGCCGACTCCAGGTCGGCCGTGGTGATCTCGAGGTCGAAGCCGCCGTACTCGCCAAGCAGCAGGCGGGCGATCTGGTCGCTGTCAGCGGCGCGAACGGCAAGACGTTCCCCTCGGGTGGTGACCTCCGTGACCCCCGATGTCGCCCGCAGCGACTCAGCGACGGGTTCGAGGCGCTCGGCCGGCAGCGCGGCGGTTACGGTGCGCCCGCTCGACATCGCACGGATCTGCGCGGTGCTTCCGTCGGCCACCACCTGTCCCTGGGCGATCATCACGATCCGGTCGGCAAAGGCGTTGGCCTCTTCCAGATAGTGAGTTGCGAAGACGACGGTGCGGCCGGAGTCGGTGTCAGAGCGCATCGTGTCCCAGAAGTCGCGCCGAGCGGTCACGTCCATGCCCGCCGTCGGTTCGTCGAGGATGAGAAGGTCCGGGTCGGGAAGCAGGGCGAGCGCGAACCGCAGGCGCTGCTGCTCACCCCCGGAGCACTTCGAGACCTTGCGCCTCGCGATCGGCTCGAGTCCCGCACGGGCGATGACCTGCTCGACCGGAGTCGCGTCGGCGTAGAGCGCGGCGATCATCTCGACGGTCTCGCGGACCGAGAGGTCGGAGAGCAGCCCGCCGGTCTGCAGCACTGCGCTGACTCGCCCGGCATCGACCGCCTTGCGCGGCGGGATGCCAAAGACCGTGGCGGTACCGGTGGATGGCTCAGTCAGTCCGAGCACCATGTCAAGGGTCGTGGTCTTTCCCGCACCGTTTGGGCCGAGGAACGCCACGATCTCGCCCTGGCCAATGCTCAGGTCGAGGCCGTTGACCGCCGTGACTGGCTCGCCGGTCATCGTGCGAAACACCTTGTGTACGTCGGTCAGCTCAATCGCCGGCGGCGCCTTCGTCTGTGTTGTCATGACACTGATCCTGGCGGCGACCAGGCGTTTTGGGACCTGGCGCACGTCACGAGTTAGCCATGACATCTGTCATTGCACGGGTGCCCGGTGAGGTGGGTGTGATCGCTGAAAGTGAACGCCGTCACCGGTCTCGCGAACGCGCGTAGGGTTGCCGCATGGAGCGCACGGCACCAGAAAACATCTCTACTGTCGGGCAGTTGCGAGCCTCCGGGCACCGTCATCGCACGGTCGCCGAAGAGCTGCGCGACAACCTGCTGACCTACCTTCGAAACGGCGAAGACGCCTTCCCCGGCATCGTCGGTTTCGACGACACTGTCCTTCCCCAGGTCCAGCGAGCGATCCTCGCCGGACACGACTTCGTGCTGCTCGGGGAGCGCGGCCAGGGCAAGACGCGCCTGATGCGCAGCCTCGTGGCGTTGCTCGATGAGTGGACGCCGGTCATTGAGGGCTCGGAGCTCAACGAGCATCCCTACGCGCCGATCTCGCGCGGGTCGATCGCCCGGGCTGAGGAGCTCGGCGATGATCTACCGGTGTCCTGGTGGCACCGCGACGAGCGGTACGGCGAGAAGCTCGCGACCCCAGACACCAGCGTGGGTGACCTGATCGGCGACGTCGACCCGACGAAGATCGCCGAGGGACGACGACTCGGCGACCCGGAGACCGTGCACTATGGGCTGCTGCCGCGCTATAACCGCGGCCTCTTCGGTCTCAACGAGCTTCCTGACCTCGCCGAACGAATCCAGGTGGGACTCTTCAACGTGCTCGAGGAGCGCGATATCCAGATCCGCGGCTACGCCCTGCGGCTGCCGCTAGATGTTTTCCTCATCGCCTCGGCGAATCCCGAGGACTACACCAACCGCGGACGGATCATCACCCCGCTAAAAGACCGGTTCGGCGCGGAGATCCGCACGCACTACCCGCTCGACGCGGAGACCGACGTGGAGCTGATCGCCCAGGAGGCTCAGACGGTCGCGCCGGTGCCCTACCACCTGATGCGGGTAGTCGGCGAGCTCACGTCGCAGCTGCGTGAGTCGAGCTCGATCGACCAGCGCTCGGGCGTGTCATCGCGGTTCGCGATCGCTGCGACCGAGTCGCTTGCCGCCTCGGCACTTCGCCGCGGGGCAATCGCGGGTGAAGAGTCCCCCGTCGCGCGGATCGGCGATCTCCGGCCGGTGCTCGGCAGTCTGACCGGCAAGCTCGAGTTCGAGATGGGTGAGGAAGGACGCGAGGAAGAGATTCTGGAGCATCTGCTGCGGATCTCGACCGCGCATGTCTTCCACGAGCTACTGCGTGGACACGACCTCCACGGCTTCACCGCAGTGTTCGAGGAGGACACCACCGTCGAGACCGGAGACCTGGTCGCCGCGCAGTCGCTGCTCGATCAGGTCGGACGCATCGACGGGCTCGCCGACGTACTCGCCAGGCTCAAGGTCGACGAGGCCGACATCGGCCCGGGTCCCGTCGCGGCGGCGATCGAGTTCGTGCTCGAAGGGCTGTATCTGACCAAACGGCTGTCAAAGGACGACGTGGACGGCCGCGCCGTGTACGGAAGCTGAGCACGACATGAGCCCACGCGGACACAACTACCGCTACGGTTCGTGGCACGACGGACCGGATCCGCTCGCAGCGCCGCTAGACGTGCGTGGTGCCGCTCTTGACGTCGGGCGCTCGATGCTCGGCGGTCGCAACGTTCGTGATGCGGTGCGCGAACTGCTGCGGCGAGGTCAGCGTGACCGGCCGGGACTCGATGAGCTACGCAAGAAGATTCGAGAACGCCGCAACCAGCTGCGCAAACGCGGCAACCTCGGCGGAGCGCTCGATCGGGCTCGTGCGGCCCTCGACCAGGCTCTTGCCACCGAGCGGGAGCAGCTCGCGTCCGAGGACACCGACCAGGCGCGGTTCGATGAGATGCTTCTCGATGAGCTGCCCGACTCAGTGTCGTCTGCGATGCAGGAACTTGACAGCTATGACTGGCATTCCGACGAGGCGCGGCAACAGTACGAGCAGATCAAGGCCGGGCTGCGTGAGCAGGTGCTCGACCAGCAGTTCAACGGCATCAAGCAGGCGCTGCAGAACCCCGATCCCGAGGCGATGCAGCGGGTACGCGACATGATGGCCGACCTCAACTCGCTGCTTGCCGCCCATGCGCGCGGGGAGGACACCGAGCAGCAGTTCGCCGACTTCATGGACAAGCACGGCGACTTCTTCCCGGACAATCCGAAGGATGTCGACGAGCTCATCGACCAGCTCGCCCGCCAGCAAGCCGAGGCCGAGCGCCTCTTGCGGTCGATGACCCCCGAGCAGCGCGCCGAGATCGAGAGCTTGATCGAGCAGGCGATGAGCGACGTCGATCTCGCCTCGCAGATGGCCCAGCTGCGTGACAACCTGCAAAACCTGCGGCCCGGAATGATGCGCGGCCAAGGGATGCCGGTGAACGGTGAGCAGCCTCTCAACTACGGCGAGGCCGCGGGCGTTATCGGCGAGCTGACCGACCTGGAGGCGCTCGATCGCCAGCTGGGTCAGGACTACCCGGGATCGACCCTCGACGACGTCGACGTCGAGGCCCTGGAGCGCCAGCTCGGGTCGGCCGCCACTCGCGATCTGCAGGCGTTGCGCGAGCTGGAGGCCGAGCTGCAGCGACAGGGGTTCGTGCGCCGCGAGGGCGGCAAGCTTTCCTTGACGCCCAAGGCATTGCGACAGCTCGGTGAAAGCACGCTGCGACGGATCTTCGCCGACATCCGCAGCCAGCAACAGGGCCGGCATGAGGAACCACGCACCGGATCGGCCGACGATCGCACCGGCGCCTACCTTCCGTGGCACTTCGGGTCTGAGCAGCCGATCGACGCGGTCCGCACCGTCACCAACGCCGTACTCCGCACCGCTGGCGATGAACGATCAGATGATCGGCTGCGGCTGGTGGCAGACGACTTCGTCGTCGCCGAGACCGAGCGACGTAGCCGGGCGGCCGTAGCGTTGCTGGTCGACCTGTCGTTCTCGATGGTGCAGCAAGACCGTTGGGAGCCGATGAAGGAGACAGCGCTGGCGCTCGCCCATCTCGTCGAGACGCGGTTCCGCCAGGACGCGCTGCAGATCATCGGCTTCAACATCATGGCTCAGCCGCTCAGTGCGCTTGAGCTCGCCGAGGTCGAACCGGAGTGGGTGCAAGGCACCAACCTCGAGCACGCGATGCTGCTCGCGGGCCGGCACCTGCGCCGCCACCCCGACGCCGAGCCCGTCGTACTCGTCGTGACCGATGGCGAGCCGACCGCCCACTTGGTCGACGGCGAACCGTGGTTTGACTGGCCGACGACTCCGGCATGTGTGCGCGCCACGGTGCGTCAGGTCGATGAGCTCTCGCGTTACGGCGCAAGCATCAACTTCTTCCGTCTGGGCGAAGATCCAGGGCTGGAGCGGTTTATCGATGCGACCGCGCGACGGTGTGGTGGACGGGTCTTCTCCCCCAGCCTGCGGCGGCTCGGCGAGTACGTCGTCTCGGACTACCTGCAGGCCCGACGCGGCAGACGCGGCGCCGCCTGACCACCAGCAGCCCGCCCCACACTTCGGTGGTCGAGCAGGCCGAGGAACGAGGCCGGTTGTCGAGACCTCGAGACCTCGAGACCTCGAGACCTCGAGATCACTGCGGGAGGTCGCCGGCGGTGTCCTTAAGCCGTACGCCGGACTCCCCCAGCTCACGGGCTCCGCGCACCAACGCGGCGAGTACGCCGGCCGCCCGCTCGTAGCCCAGCCCGTCCGGTGGGTGCACATTGCTGATGCAGTTGCGACGCGAGTCCGGCAGCCCGATCTGGGGCTGATGGGTCAGGTAGATGCCTAGACTCGCCGGCACACTCAGCCCGGGCCGCTCGCCGATCATCATCACGACGGTCGACACGCCAAGCGCCGCACCGATGTGGTCGCTTAGTGCAACGCGCGCGTGCACCGCAACCACCGGCGGCGCGACGCGCAGCGAGGCGCCAAGCGAGTCCACAATCGCCTTCGCCAGCGGCAGTCCGTGCTCGTGCACAGCCGTCGCCGACAACCCGTCAGCGACCACGAGGGCGACGTCGGCGTCGACCGACGCCAGCGTGAGCGCCTCACCCGGCATCCGGCCAAGATCCGGCCGCCGCAGGTACTCCGCTCGGTCACGGGCAGCGGAGGCCACGACCGAGGAACGGCCCAGACCCAGGGAGTCCAGCCCGTCGCGCGTTCGCTCGACATCTAGCGCTTCATGCACCGCGTCGCGAGCAAGCGCATGTGAGGCTCGCAGGTCGAGCACTACATCTGTGCCGAGGCGATCGCCCGACCGGCGCAGTCCGATACGCGCCGGCGTGAAC
The nucleotide sequence above comes from Epidermidibacterium keratini. Encoded proteins:
- a CDS encoding sensor histidine kinase; this translates as MTDVGARPAPATPRRDPWERWGWLMGVVWIFFLISPLLAAWNADASLLWRVIGVLLVVAFAGCYIAAYVHYFRNECYRVDGPRLLVSWLVLVLIGAGAVPVVGPAAMSFLPFVVAFGAFALPLWLATASLLAATAITVIVPLVLGVYDEMWFFTLIVGLVGLTTLIVRVVNSKSEEYEQVKDDLRVLAERERVARDVHDVLGHSLTVLTVKAELAQRLIDVDAEQAKAELAQIQSLTREALAEIRATVAGLRVARLGDELAASREALRSAGIAAEVPEDAEVVDPRHRILLAWSLREATTNVVRHSGARHCRVELDTRGMRVIDDGRGIDGAPEGNGLRGLRERVEQVGGRATLTPGIPTGTVVEVRL
- a CDS encoding ABC transporter ATP-binding protein; the protein is MTTQTKAPPAIELTDVHKVFRTMTGEPVTAVNGLDLSIGQGEIVAFLGPNGAGKTTTLDMVLGLTEPSTGTATVFGIPPRKAVDAGRVSAVLQTGGLLSDLSVRETVEMIAALYADATPVEQVIARAGLEPIARRKVSKCSGGEQQRLRFALALLPDPDLLILDEPTAGMDVTARRDFWDTMRSDTDSGRTVVFATHYLEEANAFADRIVMIAQGQVVADGSTAQIRAMSSGRTVTAALPAERLEPVAESLRATSGVTEVTTRGERLAVRAADSDQIARLLLGEYGGFDLEITTADLESAFIDLTGPSAMGAAK
- the eutC gene encoding ethanolamine ammonia-lyase subunit EutC encodes the protein MSELELWESLRRFTPARIGLRRSGDRLGTDVVLDLRASHALARDAVHEALDVERTRDGLDSLGLGRSSVVASAARDRAEYLRRPDLGRMPGEALTLASVDADVALVVADGLSATAVHEHGLPLAKAIVDSLGASLRVAPPVVAVHARVALSDHIGAALGVSTVVMMIGERPGLSVPASLGIYLTHQPQIGLPDSRRNCISNVHPPDGLGYERAAGVLAALVRGARELGESGVRLKDTAGDLPQ
- a CDS encoding vWA domain-containing protein, producing MSPRGHNYRYGSWHDGPDPLAAPLDVRGAALDVGRSMLGGRNVRDAVRELLRRGQRDRPGLDELRKKIRERRNQLRKRGNLGGALDRARAALDQALATEREQLASEDTDQARFDEMLLDELPDSVSSAMQELDSYDWHSDEARQQYEQIKAGLREQVLDQQFNGIKQALQNPDPEAMQRVRDMMADLNSLLAAHARGEDTEQQFADFMDKHGDFFPDNPKDVDELIDQLARQQAEAERLLRSMTPEQRAEIESLIEQAMSDVDLASQMAQLRDNLQNLRPGMMRGQGMPVNGEQPLNYGEAAGVIGELTDLEALDRQLGQDYPGSTLDDVDVEALERQLGSAATRDLQALRELEAELQRQGFVRREGGKLSLTPKALRQLGESTLRRIFADIRSQQQGRHEEPRTGSADDRTGAYLPWHFGSEQPIDAVRTVTNAVLRTAGDERSDDRLRLVADDFVVAETERRSRAAVALLVDLSFSMVQQDRWEPMKETALALAHLVETRFRQDALQIIGFNIMAQPLSALELAEVEPEWVQGTNLEHAMLLAGRHLRRHPDAEPVVLVVTDGEPTAHLVDGEPWFDWPTTPACVRATVRQVDELSRYGASINFFRLGEDPGLERFIDATARRCGGRVFSPSLRRLGEYVVSDYLQARRGRRGAA
- a CDS encoding ABC transporter permease; protein product: MNATFVGIELRRIVRNVPQMFFTAVLPAFFYIIFGATQDYSSERVGNGNVAMMVMISMAVYGAVTATTSIGGMAAVERMQGWGRQLGLTPLRDGSYVAMKALVAVSIAAVPVALIYVLGVITGAKGDTGAWLLSAALVLLGAAVFSLFGLCVGTAFRSDTAVSAASGSLVILAFLGNVFIPLSGTMLAIAKFTPLYGVVSLARYPVTEGQLADGSSEPLWVPVLNVAVWTAIFAVLAIYLVRRGRSRQ
- a CDS encoding response regulator transcription factor; protein product: MTIRVLLADDQALVRGALAALLDLEPDLQVVAQVGSGTEVVGAAREHAVDVCLLDIEMPGIDGIEAASRLSRELPQCRSLVVTTFGRPGYLTRALEAGASGFVVKDTPADELADAVRRVHEGLRVVDPTLAATTLLDGPNPLTTRESEVLREALTGAPVATIASNVHLSQGTVRNHLSAAIGKTGTTTRAEAARVARERGWI
- a CDS encoding magnesium chelatase, which gives rise to MERTAPENISTVGQLRASGHRHRTVAEELRDNLLTYLRNGEDAFPGIVGFDDTVLPQVQRAILAGHDFVLLGERGQGKTRLMRSLVALLDEWTPVIEGSELNEHPYAPISRGSIARAEELGDDLPVSWWHRDERYGEKLATPDTSVGDLIGDVDPTKIAEGRRLGDPETVHYGLLPRYNRGLFGLNELPDLAERIQVGLFNVLEERDIQIRGYALRLPLDVFLIASANPEDYTNRGRIITPLKDRFGAEIRTHYPLDAETDVELIAQEAQTVAPVPYHLMRVVGELTSQLRESSSIDQRSGVSSRFAIAATESLAASALRRGAIAGEESPVARIGDLRPVLGSLTGKLEFEMGEEGREEEILEHLLRISTAHVFHELLRGHDLHGFTAVFEEDTTVETGDLVAAQSLLDQVGRIDGLADVLARLKVDEADIGPGPVAAAIEFVLEGLYLTKRLSKDDVDGRAVYGS